One segment of Rhodothermales bacterium DNA contains the following:
- a CDS encoding T9SS type A sorting domain-containing protein, which translates to MTFEDIFSADTEVLVQVDARPAFYHLADSSGMPADVQTGDPVTSFDGLFANGPFASPNGWEDWGANLAAIASLQLVDDGTNGDAVAGDTVFTMTLMKTAGQAKRGVDLKFGVNGFDNESTFAGNHVMNVDEANPVVNLTFGAMLKADGTYEDSLYDPYIFVDNLSTPPSAVAVRRGGENDMIATNTEESTLPETVVLSQNYPNPFNPVTTIEYELANSGRVTLQVFDLLGRNVATLVDGVVPASRHSVQFDARNLASGTYIYRLVANDKVVTKTMVLLK; encoded by the coding sequence GTGACGTTTGAAGACATCTTCTCGGCCGATACCGAGGTGCTCGTCCAGGTGGATGCCCGTCCTGCATTCTATCACCTGGCCGACTCGTCGGGTATGCCTGCGGACGTGCAGACCGGCGATCCGGTGACTTCGTTCGACGGCCTGTTTGCAAACGGTCCGTTTGCCAGCCCCAATGGATGGGAAGACTGGGGCGCCAATCTGGCGGCCATCGCGTCCCTCCAGCTGGTGGATGACGGAACGAACGGCGACGCCGTTGCCGGTGACACCGTCTTCACGATGACCCTCATGAAGACGGCTGGTCAGGCCAAGCGGGGTGTGGACCTGAAGTTCGGCGTCAACGGATTCGACAACGAGTCCACGTTTGCCGGTAACCACGTGATGAACGTGGATGAAGCCAACCCGGTCGTCAACCTGACGTTCGGCGCCATGCTGAAGGCCGACGGTACGTACGAGGATTCGCTTTACGATCCGTACATCTTCGTGGACAATCTGTCGACACCACCTTCGGCCGTCGCTGTACGTCGCGGTGGAGAAAACGACATGATCGCCACGAATACGGAAGAGTCGACGCTGCCTGAAACAGTGGTCCTCTCCCAGAACTACCCGAATCCGTTCAACCCGGTGACGACCATCGAGTACGAACTGGCCAACTCGGGTCGGGTCACGCTGCAGGTCTTCGACCTCCTGGGCCGCAATGTGGCGACGCTCGTGGACGGCGTCGTTCCGGCTTCCCGTCACAGCGTGCAGTTCGATGCCCGCAACCTGGCGAGCGGTACGTACATCTACCGTCTCGTGGCCAACGACAAGGTGGTCACGAAGACCATGGTCCTGCTCAAGTAA
- a CDS encoding PorV/PorQ family protein, with translation MNKYLRSILRAGLMGMGIFGLLVVDPAAAQNKVATTAAPFLTIGTDARASAMGGASAAVEGGANTLHWNPASLARMTGSGAVDFVRADWLVESKFYYLASGFRTAVAHIGVSVMVLDYGEMEVTTISNPEGTGELFTPQDISIGVSAARNITDRFSAGATVKYIHQKIWNEKATGLGMDLGVFYNTGYKNLRIGMSMSNFGSDLQLSGKDLRRAIDIDPNIEGNNPRLGASLETDEWPLPLNFRVGLALDAVSSENQRITVSMDAVHPNDNSESASFGAEYAFKEFFFLRGGYRQAFSDEADDGGLTGGFGLQYRVSTTVTAHFDYVFQDYGLLGTPQMWTLGATF, from the coding sequence ATGAACAAGTACCTGAGAAGCATCCTGCGCGCGGGCCTGATGGGCATGGGCATTTTCGGCCTCCTGGTCGTGGACCCGGCGGCGGCCCAGAACAAGGTGGCCACGACGGCCGCGCCGTTCCTGACCATCGGGACCGATGCGCGCGCGTCGGCCATGGGTGGGGCGAGTGCCGCCGTGGAAGGAGGGGCCAACACCCTGCATTGGAACCCGGCCAGCCTGGCCCGGATGACCGGCTCCGGAGCCGTGGATTTCGTGCGGGCCGACTGGCTCGTGGAGTCCAAATTCTACTACCTCGCCAGCGGATTCCGGACCGCCGTAGCCCATATCGGCGTCAGCGTCATGGTGCTGGACTACGGGGAAATGGAGGTCACCACCATATCCAATCCGGAAGGCACCGGCGAGTTGTTCACGCCCCAGGATATTTCCATCGGGGTGAGTGCCGCCCGCAACATCACCGACCGGTTTTCAGCCGGGGCGACGGTGAAGTACATCCACCAGAAAATCTGGAACGAGAAAGCCACGGGTCTGGGCATGGACCTGGGCGTGTTCTACAACACCGGATACAAGAATCTGCGCATTGGCATGTCCATGTCGAATTTCGGCTCGGACCTGCAGCTCTCGGGCAAGGACCTGCGGCGTGCCATTGACATCGATCCCAACATTGAGGGTAACAATCCGAGGCTGGGCGCAAGTCTGGAAACGGATGAGTGGCCGCTGCCGCTCAATTTCCGCGTTGGCCTGGCCCTCGACGCCGTTTCCAGCGAAAACCAGCGCATTACGGTCAGCATGGATGCTGTGCACCCGAACGACAATTCGGAAAGTGCCAGCTTCGGCGCGGAATACGCTTTCAAGGAATTCTTCTTTCTCCGCGGTGGCTACCGCCAGGCGTTCTCGGACGAAGCCGACGACGGCGGCCTGACCGGAGGATTTGGACTCCAGTACCGTGTATCCACGACGGTGACGGCCCATTTCGACTATGTCTTCCAGGACTATGGTCTGTTGGGCACGCCACAGATGTGGACACTCGGTGCAACATTCTAA
- a CDS encoding GWxTD domain-containing protein, giving the protein MADCYTRGWSWLPVVLLVLLLPVGPVLAQVAEEDFEVDVLGARSEETPGMTRLDTYTRIPYRHLSFINSINGFTASYEVKLDASRVSEDGRIRNLVQSRIWDASVVANTYSMTQADDRYDYTTQAVELAPGRYIFEYSISDRNSSQTHYREFDVNVRDFSQPVAVSDITLLESFDEDSFTIVPRIDGRIGSESPGFQVFYEVYADRGRDLVIRQEVMRTPGDLVYAKEETATVKSGRTQYLVTVPIEDMKVGAYELRIVVEDLNGTELARSTRSIKAEWSGLSEHIETNMDDAIAQMEYIAKKRDLSFIQSAPNDVERFQRFRSFWDKRDPTPGTSRNERMEEYYYRIAQANRNYGAVDDGWRTDRGFVLVRFGEPDFVQKKPHSFDYEPYEVWVYERIGRQFIFVDKTGFGDYQLLVPIWDERTKLY; this is encoded by the coding sequence ATGGCCGACTGTTACACACGCGGATGGTCCTGGCTGCCGGTCGTCCTGCTCGTCCTGCTGCTTCCGGTGGGACCGGTCCTGGCGCAGGTGGCCGAGGAGGATTTCGAAGTGGATGTCCTCGGAGCAAGGAGCGAAGAGACGCCCGGAATGACACGGTTGGATACCTACACCCGCATTCCCTACCGGCACCTCAGTTTCATCAACAGTATCAACGGGTTCACGGCCTCCTACGAGGTGAAACTGGATGCGAGCCGCGTATCGGAAGACGGACGCATCCGTAATCTGGTCCAGTCCAGGATCTGGGATGCGTCAGTGGTGGCTAACACCTACAGCATGACGCAGGCGGACGATCGGTACGATTATACCACGCAGGCTGTTGAGCTCGCTCCCGGTCGATACATTTTCGAATACTCCATTTCGGACCGGAATTCCTCCCAGACCCATTACCGCGAATTCGACGTCAATGTCCGGGATTTCAGCCAGCCGGTGGCCGTCAGCGATATCACGCTGCTGGAGTCGTTCGACGAGGACAGCTTCACCATAGTCCCCCGGATTGACGGGCGGATCGGTTCCGAATCGCCGGGGTTCCAGGTGTTCTACGAAGTCTATGCCGATCGCGGTCGGGACCTCGTCATCCGCCAGGAAGTCATGCGGACGCCGGGTGACCTGGTCTATGCCAAGGAAGAGACGGCCACGGTCAAGTCCGGTCGGACCCAGTACCTGGTGACCGTACCCATCGAGGACATGAAGGTGGGGGCATACGAACTCCGGATTGTGGTCGAGGACCTGAACGGTACAGAACTGGCCCGCTCCACCCGCTCCATCAAGGCGGAGTGGTCCGGACTCTCCGAGCACATTGAAACCAACATGGACGATGCCATCGCGCAGATGGAGTACATCGCCAAGAAGCGGGACCTGAGCTTCATCCAGAGCGCCCCCAACGACGTCGAGCGGTTCCAGCGCTTCCGTTCGTTCTGGGACAAGCGGGACCCGACGCCGGGGACCAGCCGCAATGAGCGCATGGAGGAGTACTATTACCGGATTGCCCAGGCCAACCGGAACTACGGGGCCGTCGATGATGGCTGGCGAACCGACCGTGGATTTGTCCTGGTCCGGTTCGGCGAGCCGGATTTCGTCCAGAAGAAGCCGCACAGCTTCGACTACGAGCCGTACGAGGTCTGGGTCTATGAGCGTATAGGGCGGCAGTTCATTTTCGTGGACAAGACCGGATTCGGGGATTACCAGTTGTTGGTGCCTATTTGGGACGAGCGCACCAAATTGTACTGA
- a CDS encoding CDP-alcohol phosphatidyltransferase family protein, whose protein sequence is MPQSASTSDLGRFWTIPNVLTLFRLVLTIPITVLIFQDGPLLWIMGLVVFAVATDYFDGRVARWSDTVSDWGKVLDPFVDKVAAGLVVTALTMRGSLPLWFLAAIVVRDLSIFAGGAIIRVRTGQIVMSLWSGKVAVTAIAVTVLAVLLKADAPLIEQCIWITTALLAWSFVRYIIRFFVLLGRATDAHVEVEEEI, encoded by the coding sequence ATGCCCCAATCCGCTTCGACATCCGACCTCGGCCGATTCTGGACCATTCCCAACGTCCTGACGCTGTTTCGCCTGGTCCTGACCATTCCGATTACCGTCCTGATTTTCCAGGACGGCCCGCTGCTGTGGATCATGGGGCTGGTCGTGTTCGCGGTCGCGACCGATTATTTTGACGGGCGTGTAGCGCGGTGGTCCGACACGGTATCGGATTGGGGCAAGGTGCTGGACCCGTTCGTGGACAAGGTGGCTGCCGGGCTCGTTGTGACGGCCCTGACCATGCGGGGCAGTCTGCCGTTGTGGTTCCTGGCGGCCATTGTCGTGCGGGACCTTTCCATTTTTGCGGGCGGTGCCATCATCCGGGTCAGGACGGGTCAGATCGTCATGAGTCTGTGGTCCGGGAAAGTGGCCGTCACGGCCATTGCCGTTACCGTATTGGCGGTGTTGTTGAAGGCCGACGCACCGTTGATCGAGCAATGCATCTGGATTACGACGGCGCTCCTGGCGTGGTCGTTCGTTCGTTATATCATCCGGTTTTTCGTGCTCCTCGGACGCGCGACGGATGCCCACGTTGAAGTTGAAGAGGAAATCTGA
- the ftsY gene encoding signal recognition particle-docking protein FtsY, translated as MGLFDAFKRDKQQQTLESGLEKTRTSLFGKISKMVAGKDVVDEEVLDGLEEILVTSDVGVKTTVEIIRKIEARVARDKYVSTADLDQMVQDEIAALLLGDSADRPVAFDAALPNHPHVIMIVGVNGVGKTTSIGKLAARYKAAGRTVVLGAADTFRAAATEQLDIWAERAGVDIIKQGHGADPAAVAFDTLAAAKRRDADVVIIDTAGRLHTKGGLMDELSKIKRIMDRQVPGAPHEVLLVLDGSTGQNAIRQAEEFTRSVDVTGLILTKLDGSAKGGIVIGISNEFNIPVKYIGVGEGIDDLQIFDRRRFVAALFGSPSPPHHS; from the coding sequence ATGGGTCTGTTCGACGCATTCAAACGCGACAAACAGCAACAAACGCTGGAATCCGGGCTGGAAAAGACCCGCACGTCCCTGTTCGGCAAGATCTCCAAAATGGTCGCCGGCAAGGATGTCGTTGACGAGGAAGTCCTGGATGGCCTGGAGGAAATCCTGGTGACCAGCGACGTGGGCGTCAAGACGACCGTCGAGATCATCCGGAAGATCGAAGCGCGCGTGGCGCGGGACAAATACGTGTCGACCGCTGATCTGGACCAGATGGTCCAGGACGAAATCGCGGCGCTCTTGCTGGGCGATTCAGCCGACAGGCCGGTGGCCTTCGACGCGGCGCTGCCCAACCACCCGCATGTCATCATGATTGTGGGTGTGAACGGCGTTGGCAAGACCACCAGCATCGGGAAACTGGCCGCGCGCTACAAGGCCGCCGGACGGACCGTGGTGCTGGGGGCGGCCGATACGTTCCGGGCGGCAGCCACGGAACAGTTGGACATCTGGGCAGAACGCGCTGGTGTGGATATCATCAAGCAGGGACACGGGGCCGACCCGGCCGCGGTGGCCTTCGACACACTGGCCGCGGCCAAACGGCGGGACGCGGATGTGGTCATCATCGATACGGCAGGACGGCTCCATACGAAGGGTGGGCTCATGGACGAACTGTCCAAGATCAAGCGCATCATGGACCGACAGGTCCCTGGGGCGCCCCATGAGGTCTTGTTGGTCCTGGACGGCTCGACCGGCCAGAACGCCATCCGGCAGGCCGAGGAGTTCACACGCAGTGTGGACGTCACGGGACTCATCCTCACCAAGCTTGACGGCTCGGCAAAAGGGGGTATTGTGATTGGTATTTCAAATGAGTTCAATATCCCCGTAAAATACATCGGTGTCGGGGAGGGCATTGACGATCTGCAGATTTTCGATCGCCGCCGGTTCGTCGCGGCCCTGTTCGGTTCGCCTTCCCCGCCCCACCATTCGTAG
- a CDS encoding MFS transporter, which yields MLEIQKRLSTSFYMLLSLPATAMGFALSVQISALSWILTTKYGLDIHDVGLVWAAGPIAGILGQVIVGAISDNVWFWNGRRRPFILIGGVLSALMLLALPNIDVISDAMGVGGILGVAIAVALTLDLAINVSFNPTRSIIADVTPAGVERTKGYTWMQTVSGTFGVLAYAVGAIWNNNVLIYAGAVLVFLFSIVPALFIVEPRVLRQDEGADLDATDPSVRTPGFSVLETIRTTRPLWGFFIYSVYAMGERLMGVTRDSYWVEMVLGVVTVGLVAEAILKSSVGKTRAEAGDIGFKKILAAHSFTWLGIQTMFVYLFAYVQDAMPLLSDVQMGRVVSISFLVLSAVGALLPAFVLEPATERFGRVRTHMLCMTVMALGYAGILFVGATPMALYIMMGVLGVGWAATVSLPFAIMSQKVDQTKMGLYMGLFNLSVVLPQLVASLGIGVLVSAAPEKSIIFVISAVSLGISAVAWSMVKEDGS from the coding sequence ATGCTTGAAATCCAGAAGAGGCTCTCGACGAGCTTCTACATGCTGCTCAGCCTGCCGGCCACCGCCATGGGCTTCGCCCTGTCGGTGCAGATCTCGGCGCTGAGCTGGATCCTGACCACGAAGTACGGCCTGGATATCCACGATGTGGGATTGGTCTGGGCGGCCGGACCGATTGCCGGCATCCTCGGGCAGGTGATTGTCGGGGCAATCTCGGACAATGTCTGGTTCTGGAACGGGCGCCGGCGCCCGTTCATCCTGATTGGCGGCGTCCTTTCGGCCCTCATGCTGCTGGCCCTGCCGAACATCGACGTGATCTCCGATGCCATGGGTGTCGGGGGCATCCTGGGCGTGGCCATTGCCGTGGCGCTGACGCTCGACCTTGCCATCAACGTGAGTTTCAACCCCACGCGATCCATTATCGCGGACGTCACGCCGGCGGGCGTGGAACGCACCAAGGGGTATACCTGGATGCAGACCGTATCCGGGACGTTCGGCGTCCTGGCCTACGCGGTCGGGGCCATCTGGAACAACAACGTCCTCATCTATGCCGGCGCCGTGCTGGTTTTCCTGTTCTCCATCGTGCCGGCGTTGTTCATCGTGGAGCCCCGTGTGCTGCGACAGGATGAAGGAGCCGACCTGGACGCCACCGACCCTTCCGTCCGTACGCCCGGCTTCTCCGTTCTTGAGACCATCCGCACGACGCGCCCGCTGTGGGGCTTTTTCATCTATTCCGTCTACGCCATGGGCGAGCGGCTCATGGGCGTGACCCGCGATTCGTACTGGGTCGAAATGGTCCTTGGCGTGGTGACCGTCGGGCTGGTAGCCGAAGCAATCCTCAAATCGTCCGTCGGAAAGACCCGGGCCGAAGCCGGCGACATCGGTTTCAAGAAAATCCTTGCCGCCCACTCGTTTACGTGGCTGGGCATCCAGACCATGTTCGTGTATCTCTTTGCGTATGTGCAGGATGCCATGCCGCTGCTCTCGGACGTGCAGATGGGCCGCGTCGTATCCATCAGCTTCCTCGTGCTCAGCGCTGTCGGTGCCCTGCTGCCGGCCTTCGTGCTGGAGCCGGCCACGGAGCGCTTTGGCCGGGTGCGTACCCATATGCTGTGCATGACCGTCATGGCGCTCGGCTATGCCGGCATCCTGTTCGTCGGCGCCACACCCATGGCGCTCTACATCATGATGGGCGTCCTGGGAGTCGGTTGGGCGGCGACCGTCAGCCTGCCGTTCGCCATCATGTCGCAGAAGGTGGACCAGACCAAGATGGGCCTCTATATGGGCCTCTTCAACCTCTCGGTAGTGCTTCCGCAGCTCGTGGCCAGCCTGGGCATAGGCGTGCTCGTCAGCGCGGCCCCCGAGAAGAGCATCATTTTCGTGATTTCGGCCGTTTCGCTCGGAATTTCCGCCGTGGCCTGGTCCATGGTTAAGGAGGATGGATCATGA
- a CDS encoding alpha-amylase family protein: MKMMHCAMLFFAIGCAAPTPEPVDVSGPYADLRDRVVVQLFEWSWDAVARECEEFLGPTGYAAVQVSPPSENHVVEGRPWWERYQPVSYRLETRSGDRAAFADMVSRCDAAGVDIYVDAVLNHMADADLQHDEVTFTGQGTAGSTFGSYDYPGLWTREDFNHCGLTPNDDIQDWDDLTQVRTCELLDLSDLATGRENVQDTLAAYLKDLMSLGIKGFRFDAAKHIPPTELASILQKSVLDPSGMSGSNENPWIYQEIYSGGQQSEWVRAYLPNGPMTEFTFGDALAEIFRSRPLGDLAPGGYAWTSRAYAPDSLALVFVDNHDTQRHGAALTHAEPDLYRLAQVFTLAWPYGRPRVMSSYRFEDPSAGPPATVPDCGAVGNGGEWACEHRWPEAAGMVGFRSATGPARTVDQWWSDGPDRVAFSRGDRGFVVLNRSGDVLEATVPTSMPPGSYCNVLAQGACQSVDVGEDGQVAVVVPPMQALAIHVGK, from the coding sequence ATGAAGATGATGCACTGCGCGATGCTGTTTTTCGCCATCGGATGCGCCGCGCCCACGCCCGAACCTGTGGATGTCTCTGGGCCATATGCAGACCTTCGGGACCGTGTCGTGGTCCAGCTCTTCGAATGGAGCTGGGATGCCGTCGCGCGGGAATGCGAGGAGTTCCTGGGGCCCACCGGCTACGCGGCCGTCCAGGTATCCCCGCCTTCGGAGAACCATGTCGTCGAGGGCCGACCTTGGTGGGAACGGTACCAGCCTGTCAGTTACCGGCTGGAGACCCGGAGCGGGGATCGGGCCGCATTCGCCGACATGGTGTCCCGGTGTGACGCCGCAGGCGTGGATATCTACGTGGATGCCGTGCTGAACCACATGGCCGACGCCGACCTGCAGCATGATGAGGTCACCTTCACCGGGCAGGGCACCGCGGGCAGCACCTTCGGGTCGTATGACTACCCGGGCCTGTGGACCCGGGAGGATTTCAATCACTGCGGCTTGACGCCCAACGATGATATCCAGGATTGGGACGACCTGACGCAGGTCCGGACGTGCGAACTGCTGGACCTGTCCGACCTGGCCACGGGCCGGGAGAACGTCCAGGATACGCTCGCGGCGTATCTGAAGGACCTCATGTCACTGGGCATCAAAGGCTTCCGGTTCGATGCCGCAAAGCATATTCCGCCCACGGAGCTCGCATCCATCCTTCAGAAATCCGTCCTGGACCCTTCTGGCATGAGCGGAAGCAATGAAAACCCCTGGATTTATCAGGAAATCTACTCCGGGGGACAGCAATCCGAATGGGTGCGGGCGTATCTGCCCAACGGGCCCATGACCGAATTCACCTTCGGCGATGCACTGGCGGAGATCTTCCGCAGCCGACCGCTCGGTGATCTTGCGCCGGGCGGATATGCCTGGACGTCCCGTGCCTATGCACCCGACTCGCTCGCCCTCGTATTCGTCGACAATCACGATACCCAACGCCACGGCGCGGCGCTCACCCACGCCGAGCCCGACCTGTACCGATTGGCGCAGGTATTCACGCTCGCGTGGCCGTACGGTCGGCCCCGGGTCATGAGCAGCTATCGCTTCGAGGATCCGAGCGCCGGACCGCCCGCCACGGTGCCGGATTGCGGCGCGGTCGGGAACGGGGGTGAGTGGGCATGCGAACATCGCTGGCCGGAAGCGGCCGGCATGGTGGGCTTCCGGAGCGCCACAGGACCCGCGCGGACCGTGGATCAGTGGTGGTCGGACGGTCCCGACCGGGTCGCCTTCAGCCGGGGAGACCGGGGGTTCGTGGTCCTAAACCGATCCGGTGACGTCCTGGAGGCCACCGTGCCGACATCCATGCCACCGGGATCGTATTGCAACGTGTTGGCACAGGGTGCGTGTCAATCCGTGGATGTCGGGGAAGACGGCCAGGTGGCCGTGGTCGTGCCTCCCATGCAGGCCCTGGCCATTCACGTCGGAAAATGA